In the Kaistella sp. 97-N-M2 genome, one interval contains:
- a CDS encoding TetR/AcrR family transcriptional regulator: MISKEENILFSAEKLFAQKGFNGTSTREISKEANVNISMISYYFGSKEKLFEKIFEFRMNESLSFSKEVIANESLNEWEKINLIINRYIDRVHRLRTFYIIMQREQLTNKNKHIVQFINEFKIGFLRIYSALVEDGFEKNIFTKKPRIEFLHATISGTIFTALHTVPIYREYMAGGDSYENDYYNEIKIHIKNLLKYLLGYEENI; this comes from the coding sequence ATGATATCTAAAGAAGAAAATATTTTATTTAGCGCCGAAAAACTCTTTGCACAAAAGGGTTTCAACGGAACTTCGACGAGAGAAATCTCGAAAGAGGCGAACGTAAATATTTCCATGATCTCTTATTATTTTGGCTCCAAAGAAAAGTTGTTTGAAAAAATATTCGAATTTCGGATGAACGAAAGTCTGTCTTTCAGTAAAGAAGTTATAGCAAACGAAAGTTTGAATGAATGGGAAAAGATCAACCTCATTATCAACAGGTATATTGATCGGGTACATCGGTTAAGAACCTTCTACATCATCATGCAGCGCGAACAGTTGACGAACAAGAACAAACACATTGTTCAATTCATCAATGAGTTTAAAATAGGATTTCTCCGAATTTACAGCGCACTTGTTGAGGACGGTTTTGAGAAAAATATTTTTACAAAGAAGCCGCGAATTGAATTTTTACACGCGACAATTTCAGGTACCATTTTCACGGCGCTCCACACGGTTCCCATTTACCGGGAATATATGGCCGGCGGCGATAGTTACGAAAACGATTACTATAACGAAATAAAAATTCACATTAAAAACCTTTTAAAATACCTCTTAGGTTATGAAGAAAATATATAG
- a CDS encoding helix-turn-helix transcriptional regulator: MGITKSEHFTAEQNEIATLLKALAHPARIAIVEYLLSVDSCICNDIVAELPLAQPTISQHLKELKNAGIIKGNIEGKSICYCINPEKFKKVQHFVAQIFLKIEKQTNCC; the protein is encoded by the coding sequence ATGGGTATTACAAAATCTGAACACTTTACCGCGGAACAAAATGAAATCGCTACCCTCTTAAAAGCTTTAGCCCATCCGGCCAGAATTGCCATTGTAGAATATCTTTTGTCCGTCGACTCCTGTATCTGCAATGATATTGTGGCAGAACTTCCTCTGGCACAGCCCACCATTTCTCAACACCTCAAAGAATTGAAGAACGCTGGAATTATTAAGGGAAATATCGAAGGGAAATCTATTTGCTATTGCATCAACCCCGAAAAATTTAAAAAAGTACAGCATTTTGTAGCGCAGATCTTTCTTAAAATTGAAAAACAGACCAACTGCTGCTAA
- a CDS encoding arsenite methyltransferase: MENNAQIKEMVRQKYSEIALQDKETNASSCCGSGGCSTEVYNIMSEEYDDLKGYAKDADLGLGCGLPTNFAKIKTGDTVVDLGSGAGNDCFIARAETGEDGRVIGIDFTEAMIIKARKNAAQLNYQNVEFRQGDIENIPMSANLADVVVSNCVMNLVPDKHKAFSEVYRILKPTGHFSISDIVLSGALPEKIKNAAEMYAGCVASAIQKEDYLNIIKEAGFKNIAVQKEKAIIIPDEILMNYLNEEEIRNHHNSDTKIYSITVYAEKGEKSCDPNSGCC, translated from the coding sequence ATGGAAAACAATGCGCAAATTAAGGAAATGGTAAGGCAGAAATATTCAGAAATTGCTTTACAGGACAAGGAAACCAACGCTTCCTCCTGTTGCGGCAGTGGCGGCTGCAGCACGGAAGTTTATAATATTATGTCCGAAGAATATGACGACCTGAAAGGTTATGCCAAAGACGCAGATCTGGGCTTAGGCTGCGGATTGCCGACAAATTTTGCCAAAATTAAAACAGGCGATACTGTAGTAGATTTGGGAAGCGGCGCAGGAAACGACTGTTTTATCGCGCGTGCCGAAACGGGCGAAGACGGTCGCGTGATTGGAATCGATTTTACGGAGGCCATGATTATAAAAGCACGCAAAAACGCTGCGCAGCTAAACTACCAAAATGTAGAATTCCGGCAGGGCGATATCGAAAATATTCCAATGTCGGCGAATCTTGCAGACGTGGTCGTCAGCAATTGTGTGATGAATTTGGTTCCGGATAAACACAAGGCTTTTTCAGAAGTGTATCGTATTTTAAAACCGACAGGACATTTTTCGATTTCCGATATCGTGTTAAGTGGCGCTCTGCCCGAAAAGATTAAGAATGCTGCAGAGATGTACGCGGGTTGTGTGGCCAGTGCCATTCAGAAAGAGGATTATCTGAATATTATTAAGGAAGCCGGCTTTAAAAATATTGCCGTTCAAAAAGAGAAAGCGATCATTATTCCGGATGAAATTTTAATGAATTACCTGAACGAAGAGGAAATTCGAAACCACCATAATTCGGACACGAAAATTTACAGCATTACCGTTTATGCGGAAAAGGGCGAAAAGAGTTGCGATCCTAATTCCGGCTGCTGTTAA
- a CDS encoding response regulator transcription factor produces the protein MKRELILYENHELHLESVQCFLDHHQFTNMFDFKGTVQFEAIETLVTKQSELLIMNISEINVNEVFEQIENLLSLHPALKIVLLSSKTDVRLIKKFFDKGIRSFLTENTDGKEFLRALGQVINDKVYINDDTKNALFNFICNVDEKPGKKFGVEELTEREKEVLDLICEGFRTKEIAEKLFISTHTVESHRRNIMLKLDVRNSSMLVKFAVDHNLVS, from the coding sequence ATGAAAAGAGAACTTATCCTTTATGAGAATCATGAGCTCCATTTAGAAAGCGTTCAGTGTTTTCTCGATCACCATCAGTTCACCAACATGTTCGATTTTAAAGGAACCGTGCAGTTCGAGGCGATCGAAACATTGGTCACTAAACAGTCGGAATTACTCATTATGAATATTTCCGAAATTAACGTTAATGAGGTTTTCGAACAAATTGAAAATTTACTTTCCTTACATCCGGCTCTGAAGATTGTGCTTCTTTCTTCGAAAACGGATGTAAGATTAATAAAGAAATTTTTTGATAAGGGGATCAGGAGTTTTCTCACCGAAAATACCGACGGCAAAGAGTTTCTCCGTGCTTTAGGTCAGGTGATTAATGATAAAGTTTACATAAATGACGATACGAAAAATGCGCTGTTCAATTTTATCTGCAATGTCGATGAAAAACCGGGTAAAAAATTCGGTGTCGAAGAACTGACCGAACGCGAAAAAGAAGTTTTAGATCTCATTTGCGAGGGCTTCCGCACGAAAGAGATTGCAGAAAAGCTTTTTATCAGCACACATACCGTCGAATCGCACCGGCGAAATATCATGCTGAAACTGGACGTCAGAAACTCCTCGATGCTCGTAAAATTTGCCGTAGATCATAACTTAGTTAGCTAA